One Methylocystis iwaonis genomic window, ATCGGCCGTCCAAGATTCTGGGAGCGTGCGCGCTACTATGGCGAAGACGAGCGTCTCGCTGCAGCGCTCGACGCCGCGGATGTGGGCGATCTGGAAAAATAAGAGGTCGAGGGCCAGGGTATGGATCGGCAGATTATTGTCGTGGCGTTGATCGTGCTCGCTGTTGCGGCGCTGATGTACGTCTTCGTCTATCCCTATCTCTCGGGCGACATCAAAGCCCAGAAGCGCCAAGCGGCGCTGATGACTGGTCCCGCCGAACGGTCGAGCAATGCGAGAGGCGGCGATCCGGCGAAGCGTCGCAAAGCCATCGCGGACAGCCTGAAGGAAGTCGAGGAAAAGAACAAAAAGCAGCGGGTCACGCTCGAGCAGAGCATCGCTCAAGCCGGATTGACCTGGTCCAAGGAGGCCTTTCTCGGGGCCTCGGTGGGGTTCGGGCTGTTTATTGGATTTCTCGTCTTCGTCGTCAACGGCGACATGCTGGTGGCGTTAGGCGCCGCTGCTGTCGGCATGTTCGGATTGCCGAACTGGATTTTGTCTTTCTTACGCAAGCGTCGTATCGCAAAGTTCATCGACGAATTTCCGGGCGCCATCGAAGTGATCATCCGCGGCGTCAAGGCTGGCTTGCCGGTCGGAGATTGCTTTCGCGTGATCGCTGCGGAAGGGCAGGAGCCTGTGCGCGGCGAATTCAAACGTATCGTCGAATCGCAGGCGATCGGCCTTTCGATCGGCGAAGCGTCCGAGCGCTTCGCCGAGCGCGTGCCGGTGCCCGAGGTTTCGTTCTTTTCCATCGTGATCAACATTCAGCAGAAATCCGGCGGCAATCTTTCCGAAGCTTTGTCCAATCTTTCGGCGGTTCTTCGTGACCGCAAAAAGATGAAGGGAAAGGTGCAGGCGATGTCCTCCGAAGCAAAGGCGTCCGCCGGCATCATCGGCAGTCTGCCTTTCCTCGTCGGCGGCGCAGTGTTTTTCACCACCCCCTCCTACATGATGATCCTGTTCACCTCGACGCTCGGCAAGATCATTATCGCCGGATGCCTTTTGTGGATGGCGATCGGCGTGTTCATCATGCGTAAGATGATCAACTTCGACATATAGAAATACTGAGCGGTAAAGGCGGGGTTGGCGAGGCCGGCGAAATGGACGAGCTAGTAGAGAAGATCACAAACACGCATTTCGTCGTCAGCGCATTGACCGCGATTGCCGTGATCGCGACGATCATAACGCTGGCTATGCCGCTGTTGAGCGACGACTCCCTCGCCAAGCGAATGAAAAGCGTCTCCAGCGAGCGCGAGAGAATTCGTCAGCGTGAACGCGCGCTCGCAAAAAGCCAGCAGCAGGTCAAGGGGCTTCGCCACGAGTCGAAGACCTATATGAAGAATATCGTCGAGAAATTTTCGTTGTCGACGTGGCTGAACACGGAGGACGCGAAAATGAAGCTCGCGTCGGCGGGCTTCCGTGGGCCGCAGGCGGAAATTGCTTTTCTGTTCTTCCGATTGGTGACGCCGATCGGATTTTTCCTTGCTGCGCTTCTCTGGGTTGTTGTTTTCAGCGACCCTGAGACGGGCATGCTGTTCAAGGCCGGCGCCGTGATCGCCGCGACCTATCTCGGCATCAAGGCGCCCGAAGTGTTCATCAGCAATACGATCGCCAACCGTCAGCAGTCGATGCAAAGGGCCTTTCCGGACGCCCTCGATTTGATGCTGATCTGCGTCGAATCGGGCATGTCGATCGAGCATGCATTTCGCAAGGTCGGCCAGGAGATCGGCGTTCAGTCGCTTCCGCTCGCCGAGGAGTTCGCGCTGGCGACGGCCGAGCTTTCTTATCTTCCCGACCGGCGCACCGCCTATATCAATCTTGCGGCGCGCACGGGCCTCGACGGCGTGAAGCAGATCTCGACCGTTCTGATCCAAGCCGAGAAATATGGCACGCCGCTCGGTCAGGCGCTGCGCATCACGGCGCAGGAAAGCCGCGACAATCGCCTGATGGAGGCCGAGAAGAAAGCCGCAGCCTTGCCGCCCAAGCTGACCGTGCCGATGATCATCTTCTTTCTGCCGGTGCTGATGGTTGTCGTTCTGGCGCCCGCCGCCATTCAGGTGATGCAGACCACCGGTTGACGTTCGACAACGTGAGGCGCTCGACAAAGCGCGGCGCCTCGTCCATGAAGCCCTCATGGTCTCGACCTTTGCCCGCGATATTCGCGCTTGTCTGCGGTTCTATTCCCGTCTTCCGGTTCCGCCGGGAGACGACGGCCATGCGATGCCTGATTTCGCGCGTGTGAGCTGGGCGGCGCCTCTGGCGGGCGGCGTCATCGGCGCGATCGGCGCCGGCGTCGTCTTGATCGGGGGCTTTTTGCATCTGCCGAGCTTCGTCGTTGCGGCCTGTGCAGTGGGCGCGCTGACTCTGGCGACGGGCGGGTTGCATGAGGACGGTCTCGCGGATCTCGCCGATGGTTTCGGCGGCGGCGCAACGCGTGAACAGAAACTCGCCATCATGCGCGACAGTCGCCTCGGCGCCTATGGCGCGCTCGCGCTCTGCCTCACGGCGTTGCTGCGCGTCGCGGCGGTGGCGGCGACGTTCGAGAGAAGCGTTCTGCTGGCGGCTCTCGCCATCGTCTCGGCGTCGGCGCTCTCGCGGGCCGTGGGGCTCATTCCGATGATGATGCTTCTGCCCGCACGCGGCGACGGCGCCGGCGCATCGGCTCCGACGCCGTCGCCCTCGGCCATGCGTCTGGCGCTTATCATCGGGGGCGTGATCGCGCTTGCGCCATGGCTTTGCGGCGCCTCTTTGGCGCAGACGGTCGTCGCGCAAACGGCCGCGATGGCGGGGGCGCTCGGCGTGTCGAATCTGGCCCGGCGGCAGATTGGCGGCTATACGGGCGACGTGCTGGGCGCATCGCAACAGGTTGCAGAAATCGCGCTGCTCATCGCTGTTTCGGCGGCTTGAAAATCAGGCCGCGGCGTCGCGCAGTCGCGCCATGGCGCTTCGGACTTCAGAAATCGCGCCGGTCAGAACTTCGACGCCGGCTCCCGGCCGCACGGCTTCCAGCGCCAGGCGTCGGCGGAAGGCGCGGGCGCCGGGAAGACCGGTGAAAAGACCGAGCATGTGGCGGGTCATATTCGACAGCTTTTCTCCTTTGCCGAGCTCGCGCTCGATGTAGGGGATATAGGCGTCGACGGCCGCGAACATATCCGGATAGGGCGCGTCCTCCTGGAAGAACTCGGGATCGACTCGCAGGAGGAGGCCAGGGTCGTGATAAGCGGCGCGGCCGATCATCACGCCATCCATTCTCTCGAGCTGCGCGTGCATCTGGGGAAGCGTGGTCAATCCGCCATTGATCGCCATGGGCGTCTGGGGGAATGCGCGCTTGAGCTTGTGCACGAGGGCGTAATCGAGCGGCGGAACGTCGCGGTTCTCTTTGGGTGAGAGCCCCTTGAGCCAGGCTTTGCGCGCATGGACGACAAGCGCGTCGACGCCTGCCTCGATGCAGTGTCGCGCCATCGCGAAGAGCGCGGGCTCTGGTTCCTGGTCGTCGACGCCAATGCGGCATTTCACGGTCACTGGCGCGGCGATGACGTCTTTCATCGCCTTCACGCAATCGGCGACGAGGGCAGGGCGCAGCATGAGGCAGGCGCCGAAGGCTCCGTTCTGCACGCGATCGGATGGGCACCCGACGTTGAGATTGACCTCGCAGTAGCCGAAGTCTTCGACAATCTTCGCCGCGCGCGCCAGCTCCGCCGGATCGGAGCCGCCGAGCTGAAAGGCGACCGGCTGCTCGAAGGGGTCGAAACGCATGAGACGCGCGCGATCGCCGTGGATGACGGCGCCGGTCGTCAGCATTTCGGTGTAAAGGCGCGCGCGGCGCGTCAGCAGCCGATGGAAGAAGCGGCAATGGCGATCCGTCCAATCCATCATCGGCGCGACAGAGAAGCGGATGTCGCTGTTTTTAATTTTTTTTTGTTTTGCTTCAGTCACTTGTCTCTCTCGGAAATCATCCAATTTGTTCCGGTTTTATTCCGATTCTGCATCATTTTGAGCCCCAGGCTACAGCATTGCTGTAACTTTGGTGCTCATGCTGTAAATGGGAACCATCATTCCGCGAAGGCGCAAGGACGGCTCGACTGGCTATATGGCCCAAATCTCGATGCGACGCGACGGCCATGTGCATCCTGAGACAAAGACCTTCGATCGCAATCAGGCCGCATCAGCGTGGCTCGAAAAGCGCGAGCGCGAGCTTGAAAGGCCGGGCGCCATAAATTTTGACCGCAAAATTCACATTTTGCCCGAGGTCATCCGTGGTGGAGCGGCCACGAGCTGCTCATCTGAGAAGCCGAAAATGGATCTTTAATGGTGGTGTCCCCCGCCACCGCTCAGACCGGGGCCGTTAGTCGCGTCTTCGTCGGTAGGCAATTGCCCGACGCGCTTGAGGAACGCCGCATGTTGTTCCGGCGTGTGATGAGCGTGAACGCCGCCGAGCTTGGTGTAGACGGCGGGATCCAGCGAATTGGCGGGGTTGGCCGAGCTGGTGGAATTGCAGCCCGACATAGCAGGCAGACTAGCGAGCGAGAAGATGAGCATTCGTATTTTCACTGCGTTTTCTCCTCAAAAGATGGCGCGTCGGAGCCGCGGCAGGTCCGGCTTAAAACGTAATCGACGAGGTGACGCCGAAAGTTCGCGGTCCCTGAGTCGAGATGCCCACTGTTGTCGGGGCCGTAGAGCTTCCTTGAGCCCACGTCGTCCAGGGACGATTGTTGAAAAGGTTCTTGCCCCATAGGGTCAAACTGTATTTGCGATCATCCGTGCGCACGCCAAGGCCGGCGTCGAACATCACATAGGCGCTCTGCCAATATTGGATCAAGGAAAGCGGGTTCGTATATTGCGCCTTGCTGAACCAGGCCGCGTTTGCATAAATAAATCCGTTCAGCGGCTTGCCTTTCCAATCGGTCGAACTCGCGAAAGCGCCGCCAAGCGGGCGCTCGTAGTTGAACCCGCCATTGATTTGCCACCAGGGCAAGCCGGTGATGCGCGTATTGCTGAGGGACATCGTCGAAGGCCCCCCTTTGTAGCTCCAATCCGGCGGCGCGGGCGCGTCCTTGTAGTTGACGTAGCGCGCTTCCGTATATGCCCCCGAGAGGTTTAGAGCGAGGCCCTCGAAGGGAACCCAGCGCTGCACGAACTCGATGCCTCGAAGGCGCACATGCGGCGCATTGCCAAGATAGGTCACATTCGATGTGACGCCATTGCTGTCAGCATAGGTTTTCTGCTGGCTGATCTGGAAGTCATAGAGGTCGTTCCAATACAAGTTGACGTTAGATATCAGCGAGCCATCGAACCAGTTCGTTTTTGCCCCGATCTCATAGTCCCATGAGGTTTCGGGCTTATTGAACGGGGGTTTGAAGCCCTGCGCAACGCCGCCGATGTAAATTGGCGTGTTCTGCGTGTTTACAGCCGGCTGCTTGTCCCCGCGCCCAAGCAGGCCGTAAAGCAAAATGTTCTCGTTGAGCTGATACTGCGGATTGATAATTCCGATGACGCCATTGTGATGGTTCGTTGCGCCGCCTGTGTCGGACCAACCATATCCACCCGACGCCGAGACGAGAGCGGCGTCCTGCTGAAGGACGCTGTAGGGCACGCCATAGAAATAATTCGGGCGAAATTTATTCGAGCCATAACGGATATCGTAACTGTCGCGCAGGCCGAACGTGATCGACGCCTGCTCGTCGATGTGCCAGGTTCCTTGTCCATATGCCGCGATTTGGAAATCCCCGGCATTGTTGAGCCACCAAGTGGTGAGACCGGGCAACGCCGCCGGCCTCCCGAGCCAAGCCGCCGAGTCGACGCCGAAGGTTTCGTGGTGCATGCGATCCTGCGCGATCTCATAATAACCGTAAAGGCCAGTCGTCCATTCGAAATCCTGTTCCTTGGGCGACGACAGCCGCAGCTCTTGCGAACTCTGCAACACATAAGTGTCCATGCCGCCGGAGCCGAACCCGAGCTGCAGCAATTGGTTATCGGAGAACCCGTTGTTGCGGAACGAACCGTAGCCGATCGCAGAGATCGAGGTCAGCATATTGTCGCCGAACTGGTAGTTCAGCTCGTTCGAGAGCATCAGCACATGCGTGGGGTCGCGACCGTTTCGGGCGATGTACGGCGTATTCGGGTCGATGGTCCAGATGGGCTTTTTGAGTTTCGACCATACCTGCTGAAAGAATGTCGGCGTGAGTCGTGCGCCATTGGCATATATCAGGCTCGTATCGCCGATCGTTCCGGTGAGATAATCATTGTGCTCATTCGACGCATTGTAGATGAAACTGACACGGTCGCTCCATCCGTCGCCGACGCCGAGAAGCTGAAAGTGCAGTCCGAGACGATTCGTGTCGAGATAGGTCGATCCGGTTTTCGCGTCCTTGATCCAGCCGTCGCCACGATCGAGATAAACAGAGGCGCGATAGGCGAGCTGATCTTCAATGAGCGTGCCCGTAGAGTTGAATGTCTGCTTGAAGTGATTGTAGTTCCCGTAAGTCGTCCGCACCGTGGTCTTCGGCTCGAATGAGGGCGGCTGAGTATGAAATATTATAGAACCGACGTTCGTGTTTTTGCCGCCGGCAGTGCCGGTCGGACCGAGAAGAAGTTCGACCGAGCTCAGATCCACGAGGTCGCCCCATTGGAAGCCAGCGAAGCTCCAATAGACGTTATCGACAATATACCCGGTGTCGGACGGCGAGCCGGTTCCTGCTGACCCTGCCGCGACGCCGACGCCTCTGATCGCCATACGCGACTGGCGGGGCTGCGCGATGTTCGGACGATAATTTGGCACCCGCCTCGAGAGGTCGGTCACATTGTCGACCTGCTGCTCTTCGATCGTCGTCCCCGTGACGACGCTGCCGGAGCGCGGGGTTCGCGTCAGCACTTTCTCCTGTAGTTTTTCACCGGCGCCATTGGGGCCGCTCACCTGGATATCATTCACATGCAATGTTTCATTCGGCGCCTCGCTCGGATTTTGAGCGCCTGAGTGTTGGGATGGCGTCGATTTTGGGGATTGAGCAAGCGCTTCATTACGCGGGATGCTTATCGACAAGCTGACCAGGATTGACGCCAGAGACGCTCCAGAGAACAGGCGCGATCTAATAGAAACTTGCCCCACCATGTCGGACCCTCTCGTTAACACCCGGATGCGCATCGAGCGCGGGTTCAGCATCGTCCATATAAATATATAAAATAGGTAGAGTTTATAGGTCAATCGAATTTGAAGAGGTTGGCGTTCAGCCACGGGTGGTGGGGATGAGCCGAGTGGCGGCTGACGGTGTCGGTGCAATTCATCTATATGATTGTAAAACGATTTGGTACGTTGTGTTGTTAGTCATGGCGGCCTTCGGGTAGATTCGCGCCGAACAGCCTGACCAGCTCAAGCGGCTGTCTGATTCTGTTATTAAGCTATTTGTATGGTATGGTTATGCCTTACCAGGCGCCATCGGTTCTTCGCGCCAGCCACTCAATGAGCTTCAAAGAAAGCGCGCGCCGCCATTCTCGGATGCCGACGCGCACTCAATGAGCTCAAAGAAAGCGCGGCGCGTGCGACATCTTTTGGAAGGGGATAACGCGACCGCTTTCAATCAACGTGGCATGACGGTTACGAACCCCGAGCGCCAGATTCTGAAATGCGCCAAGGGCCATCGCTTATCCTCACGGGCGGAATGCTCTGTGCTGCAGCAACGCCTCCGGATCGATCCGGCTAATAATCCACTTGTTCGGTAGGATATATGGAGTAGTATGCCTGTGCGGGCTCTTCCTAAACCCGCGGAGATCCCGACGAATAGGAAAGACACATGGCGAAGATCACAAAGCTTCTGGTCGGCGAGTCGCTGGTGGGCGAAGGCAATGAAGTCGCGCATATCGATCTGATCATCGGGCCGCGCGGCTCGGCGGCGGAACTGGCTTTCGCCAATGCGCTTGTCAACAATAAGGATGGCTTCACGACCCTGCTCGCGGTTATCGCGCCGAATCTTCTGGCGAAACCGAATACCATCCTCTTCAACAAGGTGACGATCAAGGGCGCAAAGCAAGCTGTCCAGCTCTTTGGTCCCGCCCAGCATGGCGTCGCAAAAGCTGTCGCGGACTC contains:
- a CDS encoding type II secretion system F family protein; this encodes MDRQIIVVALIVLAVAALMYVFVYPYLSGDIKAQKRQAALMTGPAERSSNARGGDPAKRRKAIADSLKEVEEKNKKQRVTLEQSIAQAGLTWSKEAFLGASVGFGLFIGFLVFVVNGDMLVALGAAAVGMFGLPNWILSFLRKRRIAKFIDEFPGAIEVIIRGVKAGLPVGDCFRVIAAEGQEPVRGEFKRIVESQAIGLSIGEASERFAERVPVPEVSFFSIVINIQQKSGGNLSEALSNLSAVLRDRKKMKGKVQAMSSEAKASAGIIGSLPFLVGGAVFFTTPSYMMILFTSTLGKIIIAGCLLWMAIGVFIMRKMINFDI
- the cobS gene encoding adenosylcobinamide-GDP ribazoletransferase; amino-acid sequence: MVSTFARDIRACLRFYSRLPVPPGDDGHAMPDFARVSWAAPLAGGVIGAIGAGVVLIGGFLHLPSFVVAACAVGALTLATGGLHEDGLADLADGFGGGATREQKLAIMRDSRLGAYGALALCLTALLRVAAVAATFERSVLLAALAIVSASALSRAVGLIPMMMLLPARGDGAGASAPTPSPSAMRLALIIGGVIALAPWLCGASLAQTVVAQTAAMAGALGVSNLARRQIGGYTGDVLGASQQVAEIALLIAVSAA
- the dusA gene encoding tRNA dihydrouridine(20/20a) synthase DusA; this translates as MMDWTDRHCRFFHRLLTRRARLYTEMLTTGAVIHGDRARLMRFDPFEQPVAFQLGGSDPAELARAAKIVEDFGYCEVNLNVGCPSDRVQNGAFGACLMLRPALVADCVKAMKDVIAAPVTVKCRIGVDDQEPEPALFAMARHCIEAGVDALVVHARKAWLKGLSPKENRDVPPLDYALVHKLKRAFPQTPMAINGGLTTLPQMHAQLERMDGVMIGRAAYHDPGLLLRVDPEFFQEDAPYPDMFAAVDAYIPYIERELGKGEKLSNMTRHMLGLFTGLPGARAFRRRLALEAVRPGAGVEVLTGAISEVRSAMARLRDAAA
- a CDS encoding TonB-dependent receptor; translated protein: MNDIQVSGPNGAGEKLQEKVLTRTPRSGSVVTGTTIEEQQVDNVTDLSRRVPNYRPNIAQPRQSRMAIRGVGVAAGSAGTGSPSDTGYIVDNVYWSFAGFQWGDLVDLSSVELLLGPTGTAGGKNTNVGSIIFHTQPPSFEPKTTVRTTYGNYNHFKQTFNSTGTLIEDQLAYRASVYLDRGDGWIKDAKTGSTYLDTNRLGLHFQLLGVGDGWSDRVSFIYNASNEHNDYLTGTIGDTSLIYANGARLTPTFFQQVWSKLKKPIWTIDPNTPYIARNGRDPTHVLMLSNELNYQFGDNMLTSISAIGYGSFRNNGFSDNQLLQLGFGSGGMDTYVLQSSQELRLSSPKEQDFEWTTGLYGYYEIAQDRMHHETFGVDSAAWLGRPAALPGLTTWWLNNAGDFQIAAYGQGTWHIDEQASITFGLRDSYDIRYGSNKFRPNYFYGVPYSVLQQDAALVSASGGYGWSDTGGATNHHNGVIGIINPQYQLNENILLYGLLGRGDKQPAVNTQNTPIYIGGVAQGFKPPFNKPETSWDYEIGAKTNWFDGSLISNVNLYWNDLYDFQISQQKTYADSNGVTSNVTYLGNAPHVRLRGIEFVQRWVPFEGLALNLSGAYTEARYVNYKDAPAPPDWSYKGGPSTMSLSNTRITGLPWWQINGGFNYERPLGGAFASSTDWKGKPLNGFIYANAAWFSKAQYTNPLSLIQYWQSAYVMFDAGLGVRTDDRKYSLTLWGKNLFNNRPWTTWAQGSSTAPTTVGISTQGPRTFGVTSSITF
- the fae gene encoding formaldehyde-activating enzyme, coding for MAKITKLLVGESLVGEGNEVAHIDLIIGPRGSAAELAFANALVNNKDGFTTLLAVIAPNLLAKPNTILFNKVTIKGAKQAVQLFGPAQHGVAKAVADSVAEGVIPIEEADDLFISVGVFIHWEANDDKKIQDYNYQATKEAIARAVAGEPKASDVVASRNEVKHPFAAN
- a CDS encoding type II secretion system F family protein, which translates into the protein MDELVEKITNTHFVVSALTAIAVIATIITLAMPLLSDDSLAKRMKSVSSERERIRQRERALAKSQQQVKGLRHESKTYMKNIVEKFSLSTWLNTEDAKMKLASAGFRGPQAEIAFLFFRLVTPIGFFLAALLWVVVFSDPETGMLFKAGAVIAATYLGIKAPEVFISNTIANRQQSMQRAFPDALDLMLICVESGMSIEHAFRKVGQEIGVQSLPLAEEFALATAELSYLPDRRTAYINLAARTGLDGVKQISTVLIQAEKYGTPLGQALRITAQESRDNRLMEAEKKAAALPPKLTVPMIIFFLPVLMVVVLAPAAIQVMQTTG